The Thermobispora bispora DSM 43833 genome window below encodes:
- a CDS encoding permease prefix domain 1-containing protein, producing the protein MPIDDPIDGYVAELSRALHGPRRAKRDLIAEVRDGLIDAAEAYQAAGLDRPEAERRAVAEFGTVGEIAPGLQEELAAATGQRLGALLFLSAPRSPGT; encoded by the coding sequence ATGCCCATCGACGACCCCATCGACGGCTACGTGGCAGAGCTGAGCCGTGCCCTGCACGGGCCGCGGCGGGCGAAGCGCGATCTGATCGCCGAGGTGCGGGACGGGCTCATCGACGCCGCCGAGGCGTACCAGGCCGCCGGGCTGGACCGGCCGGAGGCGGAGCGGCGGGCGGTGGCGGAGTTCGGGACGGTCGGCGAGATCGCCCCCGGGCTGCAGGAGGAGCTGGCCGCGGCCACCGGGCAGCGGCTCGGCGCGCTGCTGTTCCTCAGCGCCCCGCGCTCGCCTGGTACGTGA
- a CDS encoding PadR family transcriptional regulator: MNADTLRGHLDALLLSVLEEEPRHGYAIIEELRRRSGGALNVPTGTVYPALRRLERIGYLSSEWAKVGGRKRRTYRLTGAGRAHLLDARSAWREFTAVIGSVLEPTPSEGG, from the coding sequence ATGAACGCCGACACCCTGCGCGGGCACCTCGACGCCCTGCTGCTCTCCGTGCTGGAGGAGGAGCCGCGCCACGGCTACGCCATCATCGAGGAGCTACGGCGGCGCAGCGGAGGCGCGCTGAACGTGCCGACGGGAACGGTCTATCCCGCACTGCGCCGGCTGGAGCGGATCGGCTACCTGAGCAGCGAGTGGGCGAAGGTGGGCGGCCGAAAGCGCCGTACCTACCGGCTCACCGGCGCGGGACGCGCCCACCTGCTCGACGCACGGTCCGCCTGGCGGGAGTTCACCGCGGTCATCGGCAGCGTGCTGGAGCCCACGCCCTCCGAGGGCGGCTGA